The proteins below come from a single Danaus plexippus chromosome 20, MEX_DaPlex, whole genome shotgun sequence genomic window:
- the LOC116773973 gene encoding golgin subfamily A member 5 isoform X1, producing MSWFADLAGKAENLLNNLDEQTGAVLRNTNGIKQKKHDLLHPEPTWSQKRKPLARSSRRNATISDTRSTVTPTNRSPPSKSAQVKPFIKTQDVSSSERSPKKSPPRKPNYSPNNSPKTFADDFKDDIYFTYGVRKRRLSLPSDLETINTEQMAYNMQNLEVENAMLKNELNVVNREVSELLDRLRKTEDELRSSTIKLENVDKLNHQLIEEKELLNSEVRNVALIASNQSNAELKYKEHIQDLKTQMTLLNDRNTELDEKIHKLSEELEQKVNTQLKLENELRHTHTTITELQSNLDKSNSECLRLERDWEAYKLRVKSMLHAKDNAIKSMRDGSNIDEDTKVLMEQLQSLKEEKEELSVAINDVRNESNDLKQHMAELELKYSAAERVVAALRDTLKEERLARNRAEAQCGSFSKEIQNIQMENGQTIASLRKALQDKENELIHLRETASSIRTSDTSALNVADYDVIRDIDSEKIHYLTQTLIQKQGKIDSLLADNNILRIQLDKLESKHRSEVASLRAKYSHSVVHLQDGGSRLRHHSPSPLYALSLRLGLMMKRFPIFRVLILIYMIGLHLWVLTVLLTSTPEDYVPRSSKS from the exons ATGTCATGGTTCGCGGACCTCGCCGGTAAGGCGGAGAATCTTCTCAACAATCTAGACGAACAGACAGGCGCGGTCCTGCGGAATACCAATGGCATTAAACAGAAAAAACATGATCTGCTTCACCCAGAACCAACTTGGAGTCAGAAGAGGAAGCCCCTGGCGCGTAGTTCAAGACGAAATGCAACAATTTCCGATACGAGATCAACTGTTACACCTACAAATAGAAGTCCTCCAAGTAAATCTGCCCAAGTGAAACCTTTTATAAAAACGCAAGATGTTTCTTCTTCAGAAAGGTCTCCGAAAAAATCTCCACCTAGAAAACCTAATTACAGTCCCAATAACAGTCCCAAAACTTTCGCTGATGATTTCAAAGATGACATATATTTCACTTATGGTGTGAGGAAAAGAC gacTCAGCCTACCATCAGATTTAGAAACAATCAACACTGAACAGATGGCATATAATATGCAAAATTTGGAAGTTGAAAATGCTATGTTGAAAAATGAACTCAATGTAGTCAACAGAGAGGTTTCAGAGTTGCTTGACAGATTAAGAAAGACTGAAGATG aATTAAGAAGTTCTACAATAAAATTGGAAAATGTCGATAAACTTAATCATCAGCTAATTGAAGAAAAGGAACTATTGAACTCAGAAGTACGGAATGTAGCATTAATTGCAAGCAATCAGAGCAACGCTGagttgaaatataaagaacatatACAAGATTTAAAAACACAGATGACTTTATTGAATGACAGAAATACGGAACTTGATGAAAA AATACATAAGCTGTCTGAGGAGTTGGAACAGAAAGTAAATACACAATTGAAACTAGAAAATGAACTGCGACATACACACACTACTATAACAGAATTGCAGAGTAACTTGGACAAATCAAACTCAGAGTGCCTTAGACTAGAAAGGGATTGGGAAGCTTATAAATTAAGAGTGAAGAGTATGTTACATGCCAAAGACAACGCGATCAAATCGATGCGAGACGGCTCTAATATTGACGAAGACACCAAAGTGTTGATGGAACAGTTACAATCCTTGAA AGAAGAAAAGGAAGAGTTGTCAGTGGCTATAAACGATGTTCGGAATGAGTCTAATGATTTGAAGCAACACATGGCTGAACTAGAACTGAAGTATAGCGCTGCTGAACGCGTCGTGGCGGCGTTGAGGGATACTTTGAAAGAGGAACGCCTTGCAAGGAACAGGGCCGAAGCTCAGTGTGGCTCTTTTAGtaag gaaatacaaaacatacaaATGGAAAACGGCCAGACAATAGCCAGTTTGCGTAAAGCATTACAGGATAAGGAAAACGAATTGATACATTTACGAGAAACGGCGTCGTCTATACGTACAAGCGACACGAGTGCCTTGAACGTAGCGGACTATGACGTCATCAGGGATATTGACAgcgaaaaaatacattacttgACACAGACATTGATACAGAAGCAAGGAAAGATTGATTCGCTGTTGGCTGACAATAACATACTGAGGATACAGTTGGATAAATTGGAG TCTAAACACCGATCTGAAGTGGCGTCACTTCGCGCCAAATATTCCCATAGCGTCGTTCATTTGCAAGATGGCGGGAGCCGTTTACGTCACCACAGTCCGTCGCCGTTGTACGCGTTGTCTTTGAGGCTCGGGCTAATGATGAAAAGATTCCCGATATTTAGAGTGCTCATACTGATTTATATG ATTGGTTTGCATTTGTGGGTGTTGACGGTACTGTTAACAAGTACGCCAGAAGACTACGTACCAAGGTCGAGTAAATCgtga
- the LOC116773973 gene encoding golgin subfamily A member 5 isoform X2 produces MSWFADLAGKAENLLNNLDEQTGAVLRNTNGIKQKKHDLLHPEPTWSQKRKPLARSSRRNATISDTRSTVTPTNRSPPSKSAQVKPFIKTQDVSSSERSPKKSPPRKPNYSPNNSPKTFADDFKDDIYFTYGVRKRRLSLPSDLETINTEQMAYNMQNLEVENAMLKNELNVVNREVSELLDRLRKTEDELRSSTIKLENVDKLNHQLIEEKELLNSEVRNVALIASNQSNAELKYKEHIQDLKTQMTLLNDRNTELDEKIHKLSEELEQKVNTQLKLENELRHTHTTITELQSNLDKSNSECLRLERDWEAYKLRVKSMLHAKDNAIKSMRDGSNIDEDTKVLMEQLQSLKEEKEELSVAINDVRNESNDLKQHMAELELKYSAAERVVAALRDTLKEERLARNRAEAQCGSFSKEIQNIQMENGQTIASLRKALQDKENELIHLRETASSIRTSDTSALNVADYDVIRDIDSEKIHYLTQTLIQKQGKIDSLLADNNILRIQLDKLEIGLHLWVLTVLLTSTPEDYVPRSSKS; encoded by the exons ATGTCATGGTTCGCGGACCTCGCCGGTAAGGCGGAGAATCTTCTCAACAATCTAGACGAACAGACAGGCGCGGTCCTGCGGAATACCAATGGCATTAAACAGAAAAAACATGATCTGCTTCACCCAGAACCAACTTGGAGTCAGAAGAGGAAGCCCCTGGCGCGTAGTTCAAGACGAAATGCAACAATTTCCGATACGAGATCAACTGTTACACCTACAAATAGAAGTCCTCCAAGTAAATCTGCCCAAGTGAAACCTTTTATAAAAACGCAAGATGTTTCTTCTTCAGAAAGGTCTCCGAAAAAATCTCCACCTAGAAAACCTAATTACAGTCCCAATAACAGTCCCAAAACTTTCGCTGATGATTTCAAAGATGACATATATTTCACTTATGGTGTGAGGAAAAGAC gacTCAGCCTACCATCAGATTTAGAAACAATCAACACTGAACAGATGGCATATAATATGCAAAATTTGGAAGTTGAAAATGCTATGTTGAAAAATGAACTCAATGTAGTCAACAGAGAGGTTTCAGAGTTGCTTGACAGATTAAGAAAGACTGAAGATG aATTAAGAAGTTCTACAATAAAATTGGAAAATGTCGATAAACTTAATCATCAGCTAATTGAAGAAAAGGAACTATTGAACTCAGAAGTACGGAATGTAGCATTAATTGCAAGCAATCAGAGCAACGCTGagttgaaatataaagaacatatACAAGATTTAAAAACACAGATGACTTTATTGAATGACAGAAATACGGAACTTGATGAAAA AATACATAAGCTGTCTGAGGAGTTGGAACAGAAAGTAAATACACAATTGAAACTAGAAAATGAACTGCGACATACACACACTACTATAACAGAATTGCAGAGTAACTTGGACAAATCAAACTCAGAGTGCCTTAGACTAGAAAGGGATTGGGAAGCTTATAAATTAAGAGTGAAGAGTATGTTACATGCCAAAGACAACGCGATCAAATCGATGCGAGACGGCTCTAATATTGACGAAGACACCAAAGTGTTGATGGAACAGTTACAATCCTTGAA AGAAGAAAAGGAAGAGTTGTCAGTGGCTATAAACGATGTTCGGAATGAGTCTAATGATTTGAAGCAACACATGGCTGAACTAGAACTGAAGTATAGCGCTGCTGAACGCGTCGTGGCGGCGTTGAGGGATACTTTGAAAGAGGAACGCCTTGCAAGGAACAGGGCCGAAGCTCAGTGTGGCTCTTTTAGtaag gaaatacaaaacatacaaATGGAAAACGGCCAGACAATAGCCAGTTTGCGTAAAGCATTACAGGATAAGGAAAACGAATTGATACATTTACGAGAAACGGCGTCGTCTATACGTACAAGCGACACGAGTGCCTTGAACGTAGCGGACTATGACGTCATCAGGGATATTGACAgcgaaaaaatacattacttgACACAGACATTGATACAGAAGCAAGGAAAGATTGATTCGCTGTTGGCTGACAATAACATACTGAGGATACAGTTGGATAAATTGGAG ATTGGTTTGCATTTGTGGGTGTTGACGGTACTGTTAACAAGTACGCCAGAAGACTACGTACCAAGGTCGAGTAAATCgtga